From the Cohaesibacter sp. ES.047 genome, one window contains:
- a CDS encoding transposase: MGPRQVAQAALFYEFSIEDHVPADHLLRKVDHFLDLSEIRSFLAPYYSSQGRPSIDPELIIRMLLAGYIMGIRSERRICEEVHLNLAYRWFCRLDLGDPVPDHSTFSKNRHGRFRDSDLFRHLFELVLTRCIAEGLVGGEALGVDASIVQADAKWLNKVEASDWTPERITRATEEYFETLDDAAFGAATPVKPKVLSPVDPAARFTGAKNAYSIFAYSTNYLVDLDNAVIVDVETTAPIRQAEVNAALDMVDRVEEKFGIYPERFVGVGAYGNAETLGWLVHEKGIEPHVPVLDRSQRLDQTFSRTDFIFDCENDRYICPDGKDLLPSRRQFQTIRPKVKDDENIRYRAAKADCQNCALKFRCCPNTATRHITRSIHEGARDFARDLADTDAFIASRRARRKVEMLFAHMKKIMGLNRLRLRGPNGAKDEFTLAATAQNLRKMAKLLPTPA, from the coding sequence ATGGGACCGAGGCAAGTTGCGCAGGCAGCACTCTTTTATGAGTTTTCGATTGAGGATCACGTTCCTGCGGATCACTTGCTCAGGAAGGTCGATCACTTTCTCGATCTGAGTGAGATCAGATCTTTCCTTGCTCCCTATTACAGCAGCCAGGGTCGCCCTTCGATTGATCCAGAGCTGATAATCCGGATGTTGTTGGCCGGCTACATCATGGGCATTCGCTCAGAGCGGCGCATCTGTGAGGAAGTTCACCTGAACCTGGCTTATCGTTGGTTTTGCCGTTTGGACTTGGGTGATCCTGTTCCTGACCATTCGACATTTTCCAAGAATAGACATGGCCGTTTCCGGGATAGTGATCTTTTCCGCCACCTCTTCGAACTGGTGTTGACCCGCTGCATCGCAGAGGGGCTTGTCGGTGGGGAGGCTTTGGGTGTTGATGCGTCTATCGTGCAAGCTGATGCAAAGTGGCTGAACAAAGTTGAGGCATCAGATTGGACGCCAGAACGGATCACGCGGGCAACAGAAGAATACTTCGAGACCCTTGATGATGCCGCTTTCGGCGCGGCAACGCCCGTGAAGCCAAAGGTGCTATCGCCCGTTGATCCAGCTGCACGCTTTACCGGGGCAAAGAATGCCTATTCGATCTTCGCCTATTCTACCAACTATCTGGTGGACCTGGATAATGCCGTGATTGTTGACGTTGAAACAACAGCGCCGATCCGGCAGGCGGAAGTCAATGCCGCTCTGGATATGGTTGATCGTGTTGAAGAGAAGTTTGGTATATACCCAGAACGCTTCGTCGGTGTTGGTGCTTATGGCAATGCCGAAACACTGGGTTGGCTGGTTCATGAAAAAGGTATCGAGCCACATGTTCCGGTCCTCGACAGATCGCAGCGGCTCGACCAGACATTCTCGAGGACCGACTTCATATTCGACTGCGAGAATGACCGATACATTTGCCCTGATGGCAAAGACTTGCTGCCCAGCCGCCGTCAGTTCCAGACGATCCGACCCAAGGTGAAGGACGATGAAAACATCCGATATCGTGCTGCTAAAGCGGATTGTCAAAACTGCGCGTTGAAGTTCAGATGCTGCCCAAACACTGCCACCCGACACATCACCAGATCGATCCATGAAGGAGCGCGAGACTTCGCCCGAGATCTGGCAGACACGGATGCCTTTATCGCCTCAAGACGCGCAAGGCGAAAAGTAGAGATGCTGTTCGCTCACATGAAGAAGATCATGGGGCTGAATAGACTGCGTCTTCGAGGCCCAAATGGAGCAAAAGACGAGTTCACACTGGCAGCCACAGCACAAAACCTGCGCAAGATGGCAAAGCTGCTACCAACACCGGCATGA
- a CDS encoding IS630 family transposase: protein MRSNISFTVSSDDRQRLRAIIAAPNSPQKHVWRARIILLSDDGLGTSAIMAETGKSKTCVWRWQERFMHEGVDGLLHDRSRPPGKAPVPPDRVAEILRLTQEPPPHEATHWTLRAMARVAGIAASTVQAIWKAHGLSPHRWRQFKLSNDPAFAEKLTDIIGLYVDPPAHAVVLSVDEKSQIQALDRTQPGLPMKKGRAGTMTHDYKRHGTTTLFAALNVLDGTVIGQNMQRHRHQEFIRFLNRIEREVPQDKTIHVILDNYAVHKKDKVRAWLARHPRWTFHFTPTSCSWLNAVEGFFAKLTRRRLKYGVFHSLIDLQAAINRFVREYNADDPKPFVWKADPDDIITARNRGFQTLESNH from the coding sequence ATGCGCAGCAACATTTCCTTTACGGTATCTTCCGACGACCGGCAGCGATTGAGGGCCATCATCGCGGCCCCGAACAGCCCACAGAAGCACGTCTGGCGGGCGCGTATCATCCTTCTGAGCGACGATGGTCTGGGCACCTCCGCGATCATGGCCGAGACCGGCAAGTCGAAGACCTGCGTGTGGCGATGGCAGGAACGGTTCATGCATGAGGGCGTCGACGGCCTGCTTCATGATCGGTCCCGGCCACCCGGCAAGGCGCCGGTCCCGCCGGATCGTGTCGCCGAAATCCTCCGCCTGACGCAGGAACCACCGCCGCATGAGGCAACACACTGGACGCTGCGCGCCATGGCCAGGGTCGCCGGCATTGCAGCTTCGACGGTGCAGGCGATCTGGAAGGCCCACGGCCTCAGCCCGCATCGCTGGCGGCAGTTCAAACTCTCCAACGATCCGGCCTTCGCCGAAAAACTCACCGACATCATTGGTCTTTATGTCGACCCGCCGGCCCATGCTGTGGTGCTGTCGGTCGACGAGAAATCGCAGATACAGGCCCTCGACCGCACCCAGCCCGGATTGCCGATGAAGAAGGGGCGCGCCGGAACCATGACCCACGACTACAAGCGCCACGGCACCACCACCCTGTTTGCCGCGCTCAACGTGCTGGATGGCACGGTCATCGGGCAGAACATGCAGCGCCACCGCCATCAGGAGTTCATCCGTTTCCTCAATCGCATCGAGCGCGAAGTGCCGCAAGACAAGACGATCCATGTCATCCTCGACAATTACGCCGTACACAAAAAGGACAAAGTCCGCGCCTGGCTCGCCCGCCATCCGCGCTGGACATTCCACTTTACCCCGACATCCTGCTCCTGGCTCAACGCAGTCGAAGGCTTCTTCGCCAAACTCACACGCCGCAGGCTCAAATACGGGGTCTTCCATTCCCTCATCGATCTGCAGGCCGCAATCAACCGTTTCGTGCGCGAATACAATGCTGACGACCCAAAGCCATTCGTCTGGAAAGCGGATCCCGACGACATCATCACCGCACGAAACCGAGGGTTCCAAACGTTGGAATCAAACCACTAG
- a CDS encoding RAMP superfamily CRISPR-associated protein: MKCYNLTISVTGPLMIAGIEAIAHGVDAPFLRNHEGRIIIPGSQIRGVVRHVMRAMAAKSDRLPEEKADRLFGQVSATAGENADEAFESNSSAWEPRYGEIEFSDLVIEGREDRSSAMTRVAVDGFTGAVSHGSLQVLEQPIAVGETIDFSGYIEIQTKDGDEDEMADWVRKALILTPAIGAHKSAGFGKIERILLENGVETKTEYAVDEGVIAQIVRAGAAEVVLVFDAPFLVSSGRWNTNLFTGSPDVPGSVLKAAIAQSTGANETDSSLYQSLAGCVMAELRPAREDETRPMTPPLSLYYLETMGELLDAIDVSPSDWAEDGEMISFAMDWKEGSKPFELRSQSYPRSFDASYHVRTHTAINDSGTADTGKLFTFAAVEPKDFVWKGRISKGALNDDEFAELLRALPGRLLGIGKTRVSASLSIQPVEPISDRISGEVIMVLETDACLHTPNDLFAFGDEPAEEQLRLQYQAYLAGALRDRTGNSIVFSDEDLNLKFYASQRRLGGYLSARYAPTDDGYYPWLVTNAGSVFRFVVPEGCEVALESFVSCGLPVPAGFDTARKHWQGNPFVPENGFGEVRMSSAK, from the coding sequence ATGAAGTGCTATAATCTTACTATTTCCGTGACAGGCCCTCTGATGATCGCCGGGATCGAAGCCATTGCTCATGGTGTTGATGCGCCGTTTCTGCGAAATCATGAGGGCAGGATCATAATACCTGGTTCGCAAATTCGAGGGGTCGTGCGCCATGTCATGCGGGCCATGGCTGCAAAGAGTGACAGACTGCCTGAAGAGAAGGCTGACCGCCTTTTCGGGCAAGTCTCGGCCACAGCAGGGGAAAATGCTGATGAAGCATTTGAAAGCAACTCAAGTGCCTGGGAGCCAAGGTATGGAGAAATAGAATTTTCCGACCTTGTCATTGAGGGACGAGAAGACCGTTCATCAGCTATGACACGTGTTGCTGTCGATGGGTTTACCGGAGCAGTTTCTCACGGCAGTCTTCAAGTGCTTGAACAGCCGATAGCTGTTGGAGAGACTATTGACTTCTCTGGATATATTGAAATTCAGACGAAGGATGGTGATGAAGACGAGATGGCAGATTGGGTGCGCAAAGCACTCATACTGACACCTGCGATAGGGGCTCACAAAAGTGCAGGTTTTGGCAAAATTGAGCGCATTCTGCTCGAAAATGGTGTTGAAACAAAAACGGAGTATGCAGTAGACGAGGGTGTGATCGCTCAAATAGTCAGAGCTGGCGCGGCAGAGGTCGTGCTGGTCTTCGATGCCCCCTTCCTTGTTTCCTCTGGTCGTTGGAACACCAATCTTTTTACCGGTTCGCCTGATGTGCCGGGATCTGTCCTCAAGGCCGCGATCGCGCAATCTACAGGAGCCAATGAGACAGATAGTTCTTTATATCAGAGTTTGGCAGGCTGTGTGATGGCAGAGCTTCGCCCTGCCAGAGAAGATGAAACCAGACCGATGACACCTCCGCTTTCGCTTTATTATTTGGAAACTATGGGCGAACTTCTAGATGCCATTGATGTTTCACCGAGCGATTGGGCGGAAGATGGTGAAATGATTTCCTTCGCAATGGACTGGAAGGAAGGTTCCAAGCCTTTTGAACTAAGAAGCCAGAGCTATCCACGTTCGTTCGATGCCAGCTATCATGTGCGCACGCATACGGCAATCAACGACAGCGGGACTGCTGATACCGGGAAATTATTCACTTTCGCAGCGGTCGAGCCCAAAGATTTTGTCTGGAAGGGGCGAATTTCCAAGGGGGCTCTGAATGATGATGAGTTTGCCGAGCTTTTACGGGCGTTACCGGGTCGGCTTTTGGGTATTGGCAAGACACGCGTATCCGCTAGTCTTTCTATACAGCCTGTCGAGCCGATTTCTGACAGGATTTCTGGCGAGGTGATCATGGTTCTCGAGACCGATGCGTGTTTGCATACGCCGAATGATCTTTTCGCTTTTGGCGATGAGCCAGCTGAAGAGCAGCTTCGATTACAATACCAAGCTTATTTGGCCGGTGCTCTGCGTGATCGTACAGGAAATTCAATAGTTTTCTCCGACGAGGATCTGAACCTTAAATTCTATGCCTCTCAACGGCGTCTGGGTGGATATCTCTCGGCACGATACGCACCCACAGACGATGGCTACTATCCTTGGTTGGTGACAAATGCTGGGTCGGTGTTCCGCTTCGTTGTTCCCGAGGGATGCGAGGTTGCGTTGGAAAGCTTTGTCTCGTGTGGCCTCCCTGTTCCTGCAGGGTTTGATACTGCTCGCAAGCATTGGCAAGGCAATCCTTTTGTGCCGGAGAATGGTTTTGGCGAAGTCCGGATGAGTTCGGCTAAATGA
- the cas2 gene encoding CRISPR-associated endonuclease Cas2 has protein sequence MPRTIMFTVFAYDISDNKLRRKVAGVLEDSAVRVQNSVFEAWMSEKQANRLIKKIEKLLVAGDSLRVYVVGQSGLSRCHTFGGPAITGSPSFLII, from the coding sequence ATGCCCCGAACAATCATGTTTACCGTTTTTGCGTATGATATCAGCGACAACAAGCTCCGCCGCAAGGTCGCAGGCGTTCTGGAAGATAGTGCGGTTCGCGTACAAAACTCGGTCTTCGAAGCATGGATGAGCGAAAAACAAGCGAACCGCCTTATCAAAAAAATTGAAAAGCTTCTGGTTGCAGGTGACAGCTTACGCGTCTACGTTGTTGGACAGTCAGGTTTATCCCGATGCCACACATTCGGGGGACCTGCCATAACAGGTAGCCCTTCCTTTCTAATCATATAA
- a CDS encoding cyclic GMP-AMP synthase DncV-like nucleotidyltransferase: protein MKLVNQFKEFLADTVNLNQTRIDRLEERVETIKSFIRGSDWEPKISTFIEQGSWAHDTIIRPVDGGEFDADLLVKVHTVNGWSAAQYVKELGRVFLDNGRYGDKTVIYDYCVTITYADDCKIDIAPLVMEREHQGTLEVCNKRKDEFEESQPVEYTRWMREKNGYSGNNSFRKATRLIKYNRDIKKRFSCQSVLLTTLIGHRIEWSDKDSSAFSDTPSALQTIMGRLDDWLQAHPDKPAVPNPALPAQDFADLWNDTQYANFRNFVNKYRKWIDDAINATTLSDSIEKWRKVFGDDFAKGETVQKAEALAMQRANAMLLESAAHLDSLVDSVIDFGIAILPARFKNPAHKHAPPWQSAEHVSRNVQVSAEYSNHKTDRSYPVQNGEALPPRGGLWFDVRVNKFQLVPADCYVRWRITNTGAVAIALKKGRGGFEHPTEVNRRWEDLQYHGVHMAEAFVIRKSDDRLVGYSEPFYVVIK from the coding sequence ATGAAACTCGTCAACCAATTCAAAGAATTCTTAGCCGATACTGTCAACCTCAATCAAACCCGCATCGACCGACTTGAAGAACGGGTAGAAACCATCAAAAGTTTCATTCGAGGCTCGGACTGGGAGCCGAAGATATCAACGTTTATCGAACAGGGCTCATGGGCGCACGATACAATCATTCGCCCTGTGGATGGTGGCGAATTTGACGCCGACCTCCTGGTCAAGGTGCACACAGTCAATGGTTGGAGTGCTGCCCAATACGTCAAAGAGTTAGGGCGTGTCTTCCTCGACAACGGCCGCTATGGCGACAAAACCGTGATTTACGATTACTGCGTTACGATCACCTACGCAGATGATTGCAAGATCGACATTGCTCCCTTGGTGATGGAGCGCGAACACCAAGGTACCCTAGAAGTTTGCAACAAGCGCAAGGATGAGTTCGAAGAATCCCAGCCCGTAGAGTACACGCGTTGGATGCGTGAGAAAAACGGCTATTCGGGGAACAACTCGTTCCGCAAAGCCACGCGCCTCATCAAATACAACCGCGATATCAAGAAACGCTTCAGCTGTCAGTCCGTACTGCTGACAACTCTCATTGGTCATCGTATCGAGTGGTCTGATAAGGATTCGAGTGCATTCAGTGATACGCCGAGCGCCTTGCAAACTATCATGGGAAGGCTGGATGATTGGCTGCAAGCGCACCCCGACAAGCCGGCAGTTCCCAATCCCGCACTCCCGGCTCAGGATTTCGCCGATCTTTGGAACGACACTCAATATGCTAACTTCCGCAACTTCGTGAACAAGTACCGAAAGTGGATTGACGACGCGATCAATGCTACGACCCTATCCGATAGCATAGAGAAGTGGCGAAAAGTGTTCGGCGACGACTTCGCGAAGGGCGAGACTGTGCAGAAGGCTGAGGCCTTGGCCATGCAACGGGCCAATGCGATGCTGCTGGAAAGCGCCGCCCACCTCGACAGCCTCGTCGACAGTGTCATAGATTTCGGCATCGCCATCTTGCCTGCACGGTTCAAGAACCCTGCTCACAAACATGCCCCACCCTGGCAATCTGCAGAACACGTCTCTCGCAATGTCCAAGTGTCGGCAGAGTATTCCAATCACAAAACAGATAGAAGCTATCCTGTCCAAAACGGGGAGGCGCTTCCACCACGTGGCGGCTTGTGGTTCGATGTCAGGGTCAATAAGTTCCAGCTGGTGCCCGCGGATTGTTATGTCCGTTGGCGGATCACCAATACAGGTGCCGTGGCTATAGCACTCAAAAAGGGGCGTGGTGGATTTGAACACCCCACCGAAGTTAATCGTCGCTGGGAGGATCTGCAATACCACGGCGTCCACATGGCTGAAGCCTTTGTCATCCGCAAAAGCGATGATCGTTTGGTTGGCTATAGCGAGCCGTTCTACGTTGTGATCAAATAG
- a CDS encoding nucleotidyltransferase, translating into MVKTIAEAFRVFRSNLEITDLQEQAVASRQRDIRGVLDRDFVINDTFLTGSYRRRTMIRPLKEADVDIFIVFDVKYFHSGGKKALLESIKKSLRKTYSKTPDIRPDGSAVTITFTDFKVDVVPAFNRNGGGYIIPSLELNKWIPTDPRKHVELWTAANKAHNCDLVPLIKMIKGWNKSRNLFKSFHLETLILKALDGVTITDYPSGMRYVFNKGISLVQYELADPAGYSDDVGAHVNTEAKIKLLVDRLTWARDRSREAEAMAKAGNVSGAIDKWRLIVPNYFPAYGGLDSPR; encoded by the coding sequence ATGGTAAAAACAATTGCAGAAGCGTTTCGTGTTTTCCGCAGCAATCTTGAAATCACAGACCTGCAAGAGCAGGCGGTCGCTAGCCGCCAACGCGACATTCGCGGAGTATTGGATCGCGATTTTGTCATCAACGACACGTTTCTAACGGGATCATATCGTCGTAGAACCATGATTAGGCCACTGAAAGAGGCGGATGTCGACATCTTCATTGTATTTGATGTTAAGTACTTTCACAGTGGTGGAAAGAAAGCGTTGCTTGAGAGCATTAAGAAGTCACTCCGAAAGACATATTCCAAAACTCCCGATATAAGGCCGGACGGCTCGGCTGTGACTATAACGTTCACCGACTTCAAGGTAGACGTGGTGCCCGCCTTTAATCGCAATGGTGGCGGCTACATTATCCCAAGCCTCGAGCTTAACAAGTGGATACCCACAGACCCTAGAAAGCATGTAGAACTATGGACAGCGGCCAACAAGGCTCACAACTGTGACCTCGTGCCTTTGATCAAGATGATCAAAGGGTGGAATAAGAGCCGGAATCTCTTCAAGTCATTTCATTTGGAGACGTTGATCCTTAAAGCACTCGACGGCGTCACGATCACGGATTACCCATCGGGCATGCGGTACGTTTTCAACAAAGGCATCAGCCTCGTGCAATATGAATTGGCTGATCCGGCTGGCTATAGCGATGATGTCGGGGCACACGTGAATACCGAAGCCAAGATAAAACTCCTTGTGGACCGTTTGACCTGGGCGCGAGACCGATCAAGGGAAGCTGAAGCAATGGCTAAAGCCGGTAACGTCTCGGGCGCAATCGACAAATGGCGCCTGATCGTGCCCAACTATTTTCCGGCATATGGCGGACTAGATAGCCCGAGGTAA
- the cas1 gene encoding CRISPR-associated endonuclease Cas1 has product MSRKLKGLFYTIAEASALTMAFARVKENGGAPGTDHVTIERFEKRLRHEIGNLVEELLESRYQPRIARPVKIPKKSGGTRQLMIPAIRDRVVQTAASQLLVPGFEPIFEESSFGYRPGRSVDQAIWKVDKYRREGLRWAVDADIKSYFDNVSHEQLILRLNEHVNDERFTDLVSLWLETYGDNGKGLPQGSPISPVLANLFLDPLDEAFKHGKSRIVRYADDFVLLAPTRDLAEEAREKASKLLGKQGLKLHPEKTRIVSFDQGFRFLGCEFVRSIVIEDPWDEGENPTYAPAELDESKDRTGRSIPSRRTLYLASPGTRLSLGTGDCLEVSQAERPRLRLRPEMLDRLEIYPDVEVDMSALRTILETRVPVAFMNAGGDISGMAGPRVGINAKLHLEQAKASLEEQRRFKIAKAIVSARIHNQRALLRRLNRSKNDLSVVRTCEEINRVLRKLPKDGATSTLMAYEARSAKLYWDVLGQMLPETWIFLRRRRRPPETPFDALLSFLSVILTNDIEGAVLRAGLHPGFAVLHSVKNGNAACATDLVEEFRGPVAEACAVTLAAQRAIKPEGFEKGHNGFHISSPTREAIIRGYERWLSRSIKDPKTSTSIPWRQLILRQAKRYAKALLTQQSYKPYRMDY; this is encoded by the coding sequence ATGTCCCGCAAACTCAAAGGTCTTTTCTACACCATTGCAGAAGCATCCGCGCTGACAATGGCCTTTGCCCGAGTGAAGGAAAACGGAGGGGCACCGGGTACAGACCATGTGACGATTGAACGATTTGAGAAACGCCTACGTCATGAAATCGGAAATCTTGTCGAAGAATTGCTGGAAAGCCGTTACCAGCCCCGCATAGCCAGACCTGTCAAGATTCCGAAGAAGAGTGGAGGAACTCGACAGCTTATGATCCCTGCGATACGCGACCGTGTTGTCCAAACCGCCGCTTCGCAACTTCTTGTACCCGGCTTCGAGCCAATATTCGAGGAATCAAGTTTTGGATACCGTCCAGGTCGATCCGTAGACCAGGCGATCTGGAAAGTTGACAAATATAGACGCGAGGGGCTGCGTTGGGCTGTAGATGCCGACATCAAGTCCTATTTTGACAATGTTTCGCATGAACAACTGATTTTGCGGCTCAACGAACACGTAAATGACGAGCGTTTTACTGACCTGGTGAGCCTTTGGCTGGAAACCTATGGCGACAATGGGAAAGGCCTACCGCAAGGTTCGCCAATTTCCCCCGTCTTGGCCAATCTGTTTCTCGATCCGCTCGACGAGGCATTCAAACATGGCAAATCACGCATTGTTCGCTATGCGGATGATTTCGTCCTGCTGGCGCCAACACGGGATTTGGCAGAGGAGGCAAGAGAAAAGGCCTCAAAGTTACTCGGCAAGCAAGGCTTGAAGCTGCATCCTGAAAAGACACGTATCGTTTCCTTCGATCAGGGGTTTCGATTTCTAGGTTGCGAGTTCGTGCGTTCAATCGTTATTGAAGATCCATGGGACGAGGGCGAAAATCCGACCTATGCTCCCGCTGAACTGGATGAAAGTAAGGACCGCACAGGCCGTTCAATCCCTTCACGTCGAACGCTTTACCTTGCCAGCCCCGGCACCCGCCTATCACTTGGTACGGGTGATTGTCTTGAAGTTTCTCAAGCAGAACGCCCGAGACTGCGGCTAAGGCCGGAAATGCTTGACCGGTTGGAAATATATCCCGATGTTGAAGTCGACATGTCAGCACTGCGCACGATATTGGAAACACGGGTTCCTGTTGCATTCATGAATGCAGGGGGAGACATTTCAGGGATGGCCGGGCCACGCGTAGGCATCAATGCGAAGCTCCATCTGGAACAAGCAAAGGCCTCGTTGGAAGAACAGCGTCGCTTCAAGATAGCAAAAGCAATTGTGTCTGCCAGAATTCATAATCAGCGCGCGTTGTTAAGGCGATTGAACCGCTCGAAAAACGATTTGAGCGTTGTACGGACGTGCGAAGAAATAAACCGGGTTTTACGCAAACTTCCCAAAGATGGGGCCACATCAACACTGATGGCCTATGAGGCCCGGTCAGCCAAGCTATACTGGGACGTACTGGGGCAAATGCTGCCTGAAACCTGGATATTTCTCCGCAGGCGCAGACGCCCTCCGGAGACGCCATTTGACGCCCTTCTGTCCTTTCTTTCCGTCATACTCACCAACGACATTGAAGGTGCTGTATTGCGAGCGGGTCTTCATCCTGGCTTTGCCGTGCTTCATTCAGTAAAAAATGGCAATGCAGCATGTGCGACTGACCTGGTTGAAGAATTTCGTGGACCAGTCGCAGAGGCTTGTGCAGTAACTTTGGCGGCCCAACGCGCAATCAAACCTGAAGGTTTTGAGAAAGGCCATAATGGTTTTCATATTTCTTCTCCGACCCGTGAGGCGATCATTCGAGGCTATGAACGTTGGCTATCCAGATCAATAAAAGACCCTAAAACATCCACCAGTATTCCTTGGCGCCAACTGATATTGCGACAAGCAAAACGATATGCAAAAGCGCTTCTAACCCAGCAAAGTTACAAACCCTATCGAATGGATTATTGA
- a CDS encoding RAMP superfamily CRISPR-associated protein, translating to MSGAMNMLLEYIRFSFELELASDCHIGDGKDKALAELRPLMENLSTDVDGGKLETRVATIVRAYDGSPCLPSTSLKGALRKQHELQMAKGELEGFFGAIKEGDEGAMGTFALYAGKLKGTDDSVAVGLPYWEMKEQTWIATHVAISRETGTAEHMKLFNQEMLPAGAVFEIEGVWFGTLDEARDGLAVLLAPFATRDGLSIGSGIKHGLGAFRFSKNKEQVLLKQTRFLPATGVVEEMVPKGTLTIQPQGKGQERINLKLFCDGPFLSVDPARRKGENTAKNCIKALKRNDKTPVLHIHSLVGALRARAAFLSECEGYGGDRRFRKSSEWTSPVELTSVERLFGVGGWRGLVRFSQPESAGAQEKGSLTSIAIDRFSGSVLDSTLFEHEVFVGVELDVSLLLEKRTSPDGVEYPTREDRKLFMLLLEGLQGDVLMLGHATNRGFGWFNVETTDLAAMKENG from the coding sequence ATGAGTGGGGCGATGAACATGCTATTGGAATATATTCGCTTTTCATTCGAGCTTGAACTTGCCAGTGATTGCCATATTGGAGATGGCAAGGACAAAGCCCTGGCCGAGCTGCGGCCCTTGATGGAAAATCTGAGCACGGATGTTGACGGCGGAAAATTGGAAACGCGGGTTGCGACAATTGTTCGTGCTTATGATGGTTCGCCATGCTTGCCCTCAACCTCGCTCAAGGGTGCACTGCGGAAACAGCATGAATTGCAAATGGCTAAAGGTGAGCTGGAAGGCTTTTTTGGTGCGATCAAGGAAGGTGACGAAGGGGCAATGGGGACGTTCGCCCTTTATGCTGGCAAGCTAAAAGGAACAGATGATAGCGTTGCGGTAGGGTTGCCTTATTGGGAAATGAAAGAGCAGACTTGGATTGCCACTCATGTTGCCATTTCTCGCGAAACCGGTACTGCTGAGCATATGAAGCTTTTTAATCAGGAAATGCTGCCAGCAGGTGCTGTCTTTGAGATTGAAGGTGTCTGGTTCGGTACTTTGGATGAAGCAAGAGATGGACTTGCGGTTTTGCTCGCTCCCTTCGCAACACGCGATGGTCTCAGCATTGGCTCGGGAATAAAGCATGGCCTTGGAGCATTTCGCTTTTCCAAGAACAAGGAACAAGTCTTGTTGAAGCAGACCCGGTTTTTGCCAGCTACAGGCGTAGTTGAGGAAATGGTTCCAAAAGGGACGTTGACGATCCAGCCGCAGGGCAAAGGGCAAGAGAGGATTAATCTCAAGCTATTTTGCGATGGCCCGTTTCTCTCGGTCGACCCGGCTCGACGCAAGGGCGAAAATACAGCCAAAAACTGCATCAAAGCCCTTAAACGCAATGATAAGACGCCAGTTCTCCATATCCACTCTTTGGTTGGTGCGTTGCGCGCGCGTGCTGCATTTCTTTCCGAGTGTGAGGGTTATGGTGGTGACAGGAGATTTCGCAAATCTTCTGAATGGACCAGCCCTGTCGAACTAACATCGGTTGAGAGGCTTTTCGGAGTTGGAGGCTGGCGTGGTCTTGTTCGCTTCTCTCAACCTGAAAGTGCCGGTGCGCAAGAGAAAGGTAGTTTGACCTCTATTGCCATTGATCGGTTTTCTGGCTCGGTGTTGGACTCAACGCTTTTTGAGCACGAGGTTTTTGTCGGTGTCGAGCTGGATGTCTCGCTTTTATTGGAAAAGCGCACTTCGCCCGATGGAGTGGAATATCCAACCAGGGAAGATCGGAAGCTCTTCATGCTGCTGCTTGAGGGCCTCCAGGGGGATGTGCTGATGCTTGGTCATGCAACCAATCGCGGATTTGGCTGGTTCAACGTGGAAACGACCGACTTGGCCGCAATGAAGGAGAATGGCTGA
- a CDS encoding helix-turn-helix domain-containing protein, with protein sequence MISLVTASKARSTLRDNVRARRLGMNLTQAGLADRSGVPLPTLRKFEQTGSISLEAFLKLLMVVGGIEEVIEATENRAEEFASIDDVLKPEPGLKRQRGRLK encoded by the coding sequence ATGATATCACTTGTTACAGCATCGAAGGCTAGGTCAACGCTGCGGGATAATGTCCGCGCAAGACGTCTTGGTATGAATTTGACGCAGGCCGGCCTTGCTGATCGTTCGGGCGTTCCTTTGCCGACATTGCGGAAGTTTGAACAGACCGGCTCAATCTCGCTTGAGGCTTTTCTCAAGCTCCTGATGGTCGTGGGCGGGATTGAGGAGGTGATCGAGGCAACGGAAAATCGGGCGGAAGAATTTGCTTCCATCGATGACGTCTTGAAGCCGGAACCCGGCCTCAAACGCCAGAGGGGGCGCCTTAAATGA